The Candidatus Methylomirabilota bacterium nucleotide sequence GCAGGCGGAGCGTACTTCCTCACCTCCGCCTTGAGCCGCATGCCGCTCGAGAGCTTGACGGAGACCTGCGGGTTGATCGTCACCTTGACCGTGGGCAGGACCTTGTCGAGCAGGCGACGCTTGAGCCTGTCCTCGTCCTCGGGCTTGTCACCCGGCAGGAGCCCCGCCGACTTGAGTGCGGCTCCCAGGCAGGCCGTCGTCACCGCGCGCTGGGCCATCTGGTTCACGAGCCAGCGCGGCGTCTCGTGGGCGGGTTGGACGACGTGGCCGTTGGTGATGACCCAGCCGGTCGGGTCGATGAACCAACCCGTTCCGGTCTCGCGGAAGGCCGCCGGCTTGACGGTCTCGGAACCGCCGCCACAGTTGAGGGTTACTTCCGCGGAGACCTCGGAGATGATGAGGACCGTGGCGGGCTTGGCGCGGAGGTTGGTTTCCTCGACGGACAGCCCCTGCTGGGCATGGGCGGGGAGCGCCCCGCCCGCCCCGATCAGGAGGCCCAAGGCCAGCGAGAAAGTGAATCGGCGTATCATAGGCGTACCGCTGGCTATTCTATACCAAGAGGGAAGCGCATGAGCCGTCCGAGTGGAGAAACTCCCAGCCGAACGTTCAAAGCGGGCGACGTCATATTCAAGGAAGGCGACGACGCCAAGAGCGAGGCCTTCCTGGTCCACGAGGGCAAGGTCGAGATCAGGAAGAACCTGGGCGGAAAGGACACGCTCCTCCGCGTGCAGGGCAAGGGCGAGCTGCTGGGAGAGCTGGCGCTGTTCAGGAACGCCCCCCGCTCCGCCACGGCCATCGCGGC carries:
- a CDS encoding cyclic nucleotide-binding domain-containing protein, translating into MSRPSGETPSRTFKAGDVIFKEGDDAKSEAFLVHEGKVEIRKNLGGKDTLLRVQGKGELLGELALFRNAPRSATAIAAEPVTLLLIPANRLEALVRTNPALAMAIIKDLSGRMLAAEERARDAENRAREAEGGEGGKSG